In Prochlorococcus marinus str. MIT 1214, one DNA window encodes the following:
- a CDS encoding cation:proton antiporter produces MVLTPLVSALNTHDVEVAETLIGVINFLMIFVAARTLAEILVRLSLPTIVGELLAGVLIGASGLHLLLPPSAHAELNQGFVSLISTLASVPKEAVPDIYFETFPSLQAVATLGLYALLFLTGLESELEELVAVGAQAFTVAMAGVILPFAFGTFGLMFIFQVDIIPAIFAGASMTATSIGITASVFGELGYLKTREGQIVIGAAVLDDILGIVILAVVVALATGGSLQIAPIVKLVLAATVFVFAAIALSRTAAPAFDWLLERLKAPGAVVVASFVILVLSCFVATAIGLEAALGAFAAGLILSSSKNNHAIQQSVLPLVSLFATIFFVLVGAGMDLSVINPLDPQSRSALIVAGFLFIVAIVGKIAAGWCFVIDKPTNRLVVGLGMMPRGEVGLIFLGLGTSAGLLTPSLEAAILLMVIGTTFLAPVLLRVVLKDKPPSGGNSIPDEIAADPVGLV; encoded by the coding sequence ATGGTATTAACTCCTTTAGTCTCAGCCCTAAATACACATGATGTTGAGGTCGCTGAAACACTTATAGGGGTCATTAATTTTTTAATGATCTTTGTTGCGGCTAGGACTTTAGCAGAAATCTTAGTTCGATTAAGTTTGCCAACTATCGTAGGTGAACTTCTTGCAGGAGTTTTAATTGGTGCCTCAGGCTTACATCTTCTATTGCCCCCAAGTGCTCATGCTGAATTAAATCAAGGTTTTGTTTCTCTTATTAGCACACTTGCTTCAGTACCAAAAGAAGCAGTCCCGGATATTTATTTTGAAACTTTTCCATCATTACAAGCAGTAGCAACTTTAGGGCTATATGCGTTGTTATTTCTAACTGGTCTGGAAAGTGAATTAGAGGAACTTGTAGCAGTTGGAGCGCAAGCTTTTACTGTTGCAATGGCAGGTGTGATTTTGCCTTTTGCTTTTGGAACTTTTGGATTAATGTTTATTTTTCAAGTAGATATTATTCCTGCGATATTTGCTGGTGCATCAATGACCGCGACGAGTATCGGTATTACTGCAAGTGTTTTTGGTGAACTTGGTTATTTAAAAACTCGTGAGGGCCAAATTGTTATTGGCGCAGCAGTATTAGATGACATACTCGGAATTGTGATTCTTGCAGTTGTAGTAGCTCTTGCTACTGGAGGATCATTGCAGATTGCTCCCATTGTTAAATTAGTATTAGCTGCAACTGTTTTTGTATTTGCTGCAATTGCTTTGAGTCGTACAGCTGCCCCAGCTTTTGATTGGTTGCTTGAGAGACTTAAAGCTCCAGGAGCTGTGGTTGTAGCTTCTTTCGTGATTTTAGTCTTAAGCTGTTTTGTCGCTACTGCTATTGGTTTAGAAGCTGCTTTGGGTGCGTTTGCTGCTGGATTGATACTAAGTAGTTCAAAAAATAATCACGCAATTCAACAATCTGTTTTGCCATTGGTATCGCTATTCGCAACTATTTTCTTTGTGCTTGTTGGAGCAGGTATGGATCTTTCTGTAATCAATCCTCTTGATCCACAAAGTCGCTCTGCTCTTATTGTTGCTGGTTTCTTATTCATTGTCGCAATTGTTGGGAAAATTGCTGCTGGTTGGTGCTTTGTAATTGATAAACCAACAAATCGATTAGTAGTTGGCTTGGGAATGATGCCTCGTGGTGAGGTCGGATTGATTTTTTTAGGATTGGGAACAAGTGCTGGTTTGCTTACCCCTTCCCTTGAAGCTGCAATATTATTAATGGTTATTGGAACAACATTTTTAGCGCCTGTTTTGCTAAGAGTCGTTTTGAAAGATAAACCCCCTTCAGGAGGTAATTCTATTCCTGATGAGATCGCAGCTGATCCAGTGGGATTAGTTTAG
- a CDS encoding NAD(P)H dehydrogenase subunit NdhS — translation MSNSKDPILPGTTVTVNNQESIFNGYEGFVQRISGDKAAVLFEGGNWDKLLTLPLKDLVKS, via the coding sequence ATGAGTAATTCAAAAGATCCTATTCTCCCTGGGACTACAGTAACTGTTAATAACCAAGAGTCAATTTTCAATGGTTATGAAGGGTTTGTGCAAAGAATCAGTGGTGATAAAGCGGCAGTTCTTTTTGAGGGTGGTAATTGGGATAAATTATTAACACTGCCTTTAAAAGATCTCGTGAAAAGCTAA
- the rnc gene encoding ribonuclease III: MNISNQRIEEIINFIRGLNLDQKYQKEFTSKKLKNILYINESLTHSSANSEINYEKLEFLGDAVLRLIASDFIKKVYPYMQVGERSELRSHLVSDQWLEEVGNKIEIKSVLVIGKKALGDKSANSTILAEATEALIGALYECLTTLEPIKNWLNPFWVETSQEVLSDPHKKNYKSALQELTQSVGFSIPEYKTIEIHKKHNNPSRFLCNVYVTNRSIAEGRGKSIKEAEKDAAKKALKFFENNVINL, encoded by the coding sequence ATGAACATCTCAAATCAAAGAATAGAAGAAATAATTAATTTTATTAGAGGTCTAAATTTAGATCAAAAATATCAAAAAGAATTTACTAGTAAAAAGTTAAAAAATATTTTGTATATTAATGAATCACTAACTCATAGTTCAGCAAATAGTGAAATTAATTATGAAAAACTTGAATTTCTTGGGGATGCAGTTCTAAGATTAATTGCATCAGATTTCATAAAAAAAGTATACCCCTATATGCAAGTTGGAGAAAGATCTGAACTTCGTTCACATCTTGTAAGTGATCAATGGCTAGAAGAAGTTGGCAACAAAATAGAGATAAAAAGTGTATTAGTAATTGGCAAAAAAGCTCTTGGAGATAAATCAGCAAATTCAACTATTTTGGCAGAGGCAACTGAAGCATTAATAGGAGCCTTATATGAGTGTCTCACTACTTTAGAGCCGATAAAAAATTGGCTTAATCCATTCTGGGTTGAAACAAGTCAAGAAGTTCTATCTGATCCTCATAAAAAAAATTATAAATCAGCACTTCAGGAATTAACTCAAAGTGTAGGATTTTCAATTCCCGAATACAAAACAATTGAAATCCACAAAAAGCATAACAATCCATCAAGATTTTTATGTAATGTTTATGTCACAAATCGATCAATAGCTGAAGGTCGAGGGAAATCAATTAAAGAAGCAGAAAAAGATGCAGCAAAAAAGGCATTAAAGTTTTTTGAGAATAATGTTATTAATCTGTAA
- a CDS encoding mannose-1-phosphate guanylyltransferase/mannose-6-phosphate isomerase has translation MEITDNQIIPVILSGGSGTRLWPLSRESYPKQFLALDSRTKKTLLQKTYERLVGLKGLENPILICNEDHRFIVAEQFREINTKPQAIILEPVGRNTAPAVAVAALQAISLGEDPLLLILAADHLIENIAEFQRVIHSAKTYASNGRLVTFGIVPTSAETGYGYIEAKESPTQEDQITGLEINKFIEKPNKEIAEKLIRDSRYTWNSGMFLFKASSIINELEKFAPEIINYCKIAIEEDAKDLDFLRLEAESFKKCPKISLDIAVMEKTKLGTILPLNAGWSDVGSWKSLWDISKKTTDGNYINGRVIAEKSKNCYFKSEQRLIVGIGIENLIIVDTNDALLVAHRDQSQSIGNIVKSLSSSAFPEGKMHRKIYRPWGNYTTIVEGNRWLVKLIEVKPNASLSLQMHHHRAEHWVVVNGTALIEKNGEKQLLSENESTFIPLGCKHRLSNPGKMKLELIEVQSGTYLDEEDIIRFEDSYGRIKNLN, from the coding sequence ATGGAAATAACTGACAACCAAATAATTCCTGTAATTCTTAGTGGTGGATCAGGTACCAGACTTTGGCCACTATCTAGAGAAAGTTATCCCAAGCAATTTCTGGCACTAGATTCACGAACAAAGAAAACTCTTTTGCAGAAAACATATGAAAGACTTGTAGGCTTAAAGGGACTTGAAAACCCAATATTGATATGTAATGAAGATCATAGATTTATAGTTGCAGAGCAATTTAGAGAGATAAATACCAAACCTCAAGCAATTATCTTAGAGCCAGTCGGGCGTAACACTGCTCCAGCAGTAGCAGTTGCTGCTCTTCAAGCAATTTCTTTAGGCGAAGATCCTTTGCTATTAATTTTGGCAGCTGATCATTTGATAGAAAATATCGCGGAGTTTCAAAGAGTTATTCACTCTGCAAAAACTTATGCTAGTAATGGAAGACTGGTGACTTTTGGCATTGTTCCGACATCCGCAGAGACTGGTTATGGTTATATCGAAGCAAAAGAATCGCCTACTCAAGAAGATCAAATAACTGGTTTAGAAATAAACAAATTCATAGAAAAGCCTAATAAAGAAATAGCTGAGAAACTAATCAGAGATTCTCGCTACACTTGGAATAGTGGTATGTTCCTTTTTAAAGCGAGTTCAATAATCAATGAATTAGAAAAATTTGCTCCAGAAATAATTAATTATTGCAAAATTGCTATTGAAGAAGATGCAAAAGATTTAGATTTTCTTCGATTAGAAGCAGAGTCTTTCAAGAAATGTCCTAAAATTTCGTTAGATATTGCAGTAATGGAAAAAACAAAACTAGGTACCATCCTACCTTTAAATGCAGGATGGAGTGATGTAGGAAGTTGGAAATCTTTATGGGATATTAGCAAAAAAACCACTGATGGAAATTATATCAACGGGAGAGTAATAGCCGAAAAAAGTAAAAACTGTTATTTTAAAAGTGAACAACGCCTAATAGTAGGGATAGGGATAGAAAATCTAATAATTGTAGATACAAATGATGCTCTATTAGTAGCACATAGAGATCAATCTCAAAGCATCGGAAATATAGTCAAAAGCTTAAGTTCATCAGCCTTCCCAGAAGGTAAAATGCATAGAAAAATATATAGGCCTTGGGGGAATTACACCACGATAGTTGAGGGAAATAGATGGCTAGTGAAGCTCATAGAAGTAAAACCAAATGCCTCTCTTTCTTTACAAATGCATCACCATAGAGCTGAACATTGGGTTGTAGTCAATGGAACAGCATTGATAGAAAAAAATGGAGAAAAACAACTTCTAAGTGAAAATGAAAGTACATTTATTCCTCTTGGTTGCAAACATAGGTTGAGCAATCCCGGCAAAATGAAACTTGAGCTTATTGAAGTGCAAAGCGGAACGTATTTAGATGAAGAAGATATTATTCGTTTTGAAGATTCTTATGGCAGAATAAAAAATCTTAATTAA
- a CDS encoding glycogen/starch/alpha-glucan phosphorylase → MSSSQSLDLRLPTPGCYADPVRAGMDADAVFDGMTEHLFFTLGKLATSASLRDLYMALSFAVRDRLMSRYLTSQETIRARPQKTVAYLSAEFLIGPQLNNNLLNLGIKKEAEKALKRFGIESLNEILEVEEEPGLGNGGLGRLAACYMESLASLQVPAVGYGIRYEFGIFNQLIRDGWQVEVTDKWLKGGWPWELPQPDEACLVGFGGQTESYTDDHGNYRSRWIPSEHAIGVPHDVPVLGYRVNSCDRLRLWRADATESFDFYAFNIGDYYGAVEEKVASETLSKVLYPNDGTDEGRRLRLKQQHFFVSCSLQDMLRSLEKRSIAIEEFPNHWTVQLNDTHPAIAVAELMRLLIDQHRLEWDKAWEITNRSVAYTNHTLLPEALEKWDLSLFRNLLPRHLELIYEINRRFLQQVRLKYPGNDSILRKLSIVDEDGGKAIRMAHLATIGAHHVNGVAALHSDLIKRQLLPEFAELWPEKFTNVTNGVTPRRWVALANPELSKLLDKEIGPNWITNMELLLKLEKKENDSNFLDLFASAKLSGKRKLAGYIHRQTGVLVDPSSLFDVQVKRIHQYKRQHLNALQVIAQYLRIKNGITKNIAPRTIIFGGKAAPGYFMAKLMIRFINGIADVVNADPDMDGLLRVVFLPDYNVKLGEQVYPATDLSEQISTAGKEASGTGNMKFAMNGALTIGTLDGANVEIRERVGAENFFLFGKTESEIMELRDEGYSPNSFIAESNELQETLKLIEVGHFSNGDSELFKPIIDILTGNDPFFVMADFDDYLRAQDEVSKAWKKSKKWNRMALLNTARSGFFSSDRSIREYCQSIWKVKPLPVEISCEK, encoded by the coding sequence ATGAGCAGCTCCCAGTCACTAGACCTGCGTCTGCCTACCCCAGGATGCTATGCAGATCCTGTTCGTGCTGGCATGGATGCTGATGCAGTCTTCGATGGAATGACTGAGCATCTCTTTTTTACACTTGGCAAACTTGCTACATCGGCAAGTTTGAGAGATCTCTATATGGCTTTAAGCTTTGCTGTTAGGGACAGATTAATGAGTAGATATTTAACAAGCCAAGAGACAATCAGAGCAAGACCTCAAAAAACAGTTGCATATCTTTCAGCTGAATTCCTAATAGGGCCTCAACTAAATAATAATTTACTAAATCTAGGCATAAAAAAAGAGGCAGAAAAAGCTCTAAAAAGGTTTGGAATTGAATCTCTTAATGAAATATTGGAAGTAGAGGAAGAGCCTGGGCTTGGGAATGGAGGATTAGGAAGACTTGCAGCTTGCTATATGGAATCACTTGCAAGTCTTCAGGTCCCTGCAGTGGGATACGGAATAAGGTACGAATTTGGTATTTTCAACCAATTAATAAGAGATGGTTGGCAAGTAGAAGTTACTGATAAATGGCTCAAAGGTGGCTGGCCCTGGGAATTACCCCAACCAGATGAAGCATGCTTAGTCGGTTTTGGAGGCCAAACTGAGAGCTATACGGACGACCATGGAAATTATCGCTCTAGATGGATTCCTAGCGAACATGCGATAGGTGTTCCACATGATGTCCCTGTTCTTGGTTATCGAGTAAATAGTTGTGATCGTTTGAGATTATGGAGAGCTGATGCAACCGAAAGTTTTGATTTTTACGCTTTCAATATTGGCGATTACTACGGCGCTGTTGAAGAGAAAGTAGCATCAGAAACTCTTTCAAAAGTTCTATACCCCAATGATGGAACTGATGAGGGAAGAAGATTACGTTTAAAGCAACAACATTTTTTTGTAAGTTGTTCTTTGCAGGACATGCTTCGAAGTTTAGAAAAGCGATCAATAGCTATTGAGGAATTCCCAAATCACTGGACAGTTCAACTGAATGACACGCATCCAGCTATAGCAGTAGCTGAATTAATGAGACTTTTAATTGATCAACATAGGTTGGAGTGGGACAAAGCCTGGGAAATCACAAATAGATCTGTTGCTTACACAAACCATACTTTGCTCCCCGAAGCTCTAGAGAAATGGGACCTAAGCCTTTTTAGAAACTTATTACCCAGGCATTTAGAACTTATATACGAAATAAATAGGCGATTCTTACAACAAGTAAGACTTAAGTATCCAGGAAATGACTCGATTCTAAGGAAACTCTCAATTGTTGATGAAGATGGTGGAAAAGCTATTCGCATGGCACATTTAGCAACAATTGGAGCACATCATGTTAACGGAGTAGCTGCGCTACATTCAGATTTAATTAAGAGACAATTACTACCTGAATTTGCAGAACTTTGGCCTGAAAAATTCACTAACGTCACCAATGGTGTAACTCCACGCAGATGGGTAGCTTTAGCAAACCCAGAACTTTCTAAACTTCTTGACAAAGAGATCGGTCCAAATTGGATTACTAATATGGAGTTATTACTAAAGTTAGAGAAAAAAGAAAATGACTCTAATTTTTTAGATCTTTTTGCTTCAGCAAAGCTATCTGGGAAAAGGAAACTCGCTGGTTATATACATAGACAAACTGGGGTTCTTGTCGATCCCTCAAGTTTATTTGATGTTCAAGTTAAAAGAATTCATCAGTATAAGAGACAGCATTTAAATGCTTTGCAAGTAATTGCGCAATATCTAAGAATTAAAAATGGAATAACCAAAAATATTGCACCTCGTACGATCATTTTTGGAGGTAAAGCGGCTCCTGGTTATTTCATGGCAAAGTTAATGATTAGATTTATCAACGGAATAGCAGATGTAGTTAATGCAGATCCTGATATGGATGGATTACTAAGAGTAGTTTTTCTTCCTGATTACAATGTAAAACTTGGTGAGCAAGTTTATCCAGCTACTGATCTCTCTGAGCAAATTTCAACTGCTGGCAAAGAAGCTTCAGGGACTGGAAACATGAAATTCGCCATGAATGGTGCTTTAACAATTGGTACTCTTGATGGCGCTAATGTAGAAATCAGAGAAAGAGTAGGCGCAGAAAATTTCTTTTTGTTTGGAAAGACAGAGTCAGAAATTATGGAACTAAGAGATGAAGGATATAGTCCAAATAGCTTTATTGCAGAATCAAATGAACTACAAGAAACTCTTAAACTAATAGAAGTTGGGCATTTTAGTAACGGTGATAGTGAGCTATTTAAGCCGATAATAGACATTTTGACAGGGAATGATCCTTTCTTTGTTATGGCAGATTTTGATGATTACCTTCGTGCACAAGATGAAGTTAGTAAAGCCTGGAAAAAGAGTAAAAAATGGAACCGAATGGCCTTGCTAAATACAGCAAGATCAGGTTTTTTCTCATCAGACAGATCAATTAGAGAATATTGTCAATCTATATGGAAAGTGAAACCATTACCTGTAGAAATAAGTTGTGAAAAATAA
- the glmS gene encoding glutamine--fructose-6-phosphate transaminase (isomerizing) gives MCGIFAVIGSREVSSLLVDGLRKLEYRGYDSAGIATIDNLNNDQKAQLNVTKSEGKLINLSNLIRKKPAKGHVGIAHTRWATHGKPNERNAHPHLDSSGQIAVVQNGIIENYRELSKRLELKGIQLTSETDTEVIPHLIGLEIKQSLENGLSQNEQTLLKAVQKVLTLLEGTYSIAVIWSKAPNALVVARGQAPLVLGFGEGEFFCASDTPALVGFTRTFLPLRDHEIALLTPLGIELYDDEGIRQHRAPSLLKGTELFVDKRNFRHFMLKEIYEQPETAQLWVDRFLPMDLLSGNSLSLPISKSVLEKIEQIQILACGTSRHAGMVGAYLLEQFAGVPTKVYFASEFRYAPPPLSPNTLTIGVSQSGETADTLAALRMEKERRDSTNNASFSFHQLGITNRIDSSLGRELENVIDIGSGIEIGVAATKTFLGQMLSFYGLTLFFASQRQKRTTQEILDLSRDLRLIPKQLTDLIKKHDSLSQEIAHLFVETKDVIFLGRGINYPIALEGALKLKEISYIHAQGYPAGELKHGPIALLDQHVPVVSLAVPGIVYEKVLSNSQEAKARDARLIGVSTSGPESEMFDELFTIPKVSEWVSPLLTVVPLQLFSYHIAAHKGLDVDQPRNLAKSVTVE, from the coding sequence ATGTGTGGCATATTTGCTGTTATTGGTTCAAGAGAAGTTTCTTCTTTACTTGTTGATGGATTAAGAAAACTGGAATATCGCGGCTATGACTCTGCTGGGATAGCAACAATTGACAATTTAAATAACGATCAAAAGGCACAATTAAATGTCACGAAATCAGAAGGAAAACTAATTAATCTCTCAAATTTAATTAGAAAAAAGCCTGCCAAAGGACATGTAGGTATTGCTCATACCAGATGGGCTACTCATGGTAAACCTAATGAAAGAAATGCCCATCCTCATCTTGATTCTTCAGGGCAAATTGCAGTTGTGCAAAATGGGATTATCGAAAACTATAGAGAGCTTTCTAAAAGGTTGGAACTTAAAGGAATTCAATTGACTTCGGAAACTGACACTGAGGTAATTCCACATTTAATTGGTCTAGAGATAAAACAGTCTTTGGAAAATGGACTTTCCCAAAATGAGCAAACATTATTAAAAGCGGTTCAAAAGGTTTTGACTTTACTAGAGGGGACTTATTCCATAGCAGTGATTTGGTCTAAGGCACCCAATGCTCTAGTAGTGGCTAGGGGACAAGCACCATTAGTTCTTGGTTTTGGTGAAGGTGAGTTTTTTTGTGCAAGTGATACCCCTGCATTAGTGGGATTTACACGCACATTTTTACCTTTACGAGATCATGAGATCGCACTTTTAACTCCATTAGGGATTGAACTTTATGATGATGAGGGCATTAGGCAACACAGAGCACCATCGCTTTTAAAAGGTACGGAACTTTTTGTGGATAAAAGAAATTTCCGTCATTTTATGCTTAAAGAAATTTATGAGCAGCCAGAGACAGCACAATTATGGGTAGATAGATTTTTGCCAATGGATTTGCTCTCGGGCAATTCCTTGTCTTTGCCGATCTCGAAATCGGTCCTGGAGAAGATAGAACAAATACAAATACTTGCCTGCGGTACTAGTAGACATGCCGGTATGGTTGGTGCTTATTTGTTGGAACAGTTTGCAGGAGTTCCAACAAAGGTATATTTTGCGAGTGAATTTCGATATGCGCCTCCTCCACTCTCTCCTAATACTTTGACAATAGGAGTAAGTCAGTCGGGCGAAACCGCAGACACCTTAGCTGCATTACGGATGGAAAAGGAGAGAAGAGATTCGACAAATAATGCAAGTTTTTCTTTTCATCAATTGGGAATTACCAATAGAATTGATAGTTCACTAGGTCGTGAATTAGAAAATGTTATTGATATTGGATCAGGTATTGAAATAGGTGTTGCAGCAACCAAAACTTTTCTTGGACAAATGCTGTCTTTTTATGGTTTGACACTTTTTTTTGCTTCTCAGAGACAAAAAAGAACCACGCAAGAAATTTTAGATCTCTCTCGTGATTTGAGATTAATTCCTAAGCAATTAACAGATCTTATAAAAAAACATGATTCTCTCTCTCAGGAAATAGCACATTTGTTTGTTGAAACAAAGGACGTAATTTTTTTAGGAAGAGGAATAAATTATCCAATTGCTCTTGAAGGTGCTCTTAAACTGAAGGAAATAAGCTACATCCATGCTCAAGGCTATCCAGCTGGAGAACTAAAACACGGACCAATAGCACTGTTAGATCAACATGTTCCAGTGGTATCTCTAGCAGTTCCTGGAATCGTTTATGAAAAGGTTCTTAGTAACTCGCAAGAGGCTAAAGCTAGAGATGCCCGTTTGATTGGTGTATCTACATCTGGACCGGAATCGGAAATGTTTGATGAATTATTTACTATTCCAAAAGTTAGTGAATGGGTTAGTCCTCTACTGACTGTTGTCCCTTTACAGTTATTTAGTTATCACATAGCAGCTCATAAAGGTTTAGATGTTGATCAGCCTCGTAATTTAGCAAAAAGTGTAACTGTAGAATAA
- the psaC gene encoding photosystem I iron-sulfur center protein PsaC: MSHAVKIYDTCIGCTQCVRACPLDVLEMVPWDGCKASQIASSPRTEDCVGCKRCETACPTDFLSIRVYLGDETTRSMGLAY, from the coding sequence TTGTCACACGCCGTCAAAATCTATGACACCTGTATTGGCTGCACCCAATGCGTAAGGGCTTGTCCACTAGATGTTCTTGAAATGGTCCCATGGGATGGATGCAAAGCTTCTCAGATAGCTTCATCTCCAAGAACTGAAGATTGTGTTGGATGTAAGCGGTGTGAAACTGCTTGCCCAACTGATTTCCTAAGTATCAGGGTGTATTTAGGTGATGAAACAACTAGAAGTATGGGTTTGGCTTACTAA
- the fabF gene encoding beta-ketoacyl-ACP synthase II: MMEKLHRVVITGLGAITPIGNDLESYLQGLQSGQNGVDQITLFDASSHACRFAAEVKSFDPTGKLEPKESKRWDRFSKFGVIAAKEALNHSGLIIDDSNSGRIGVIIGSGVGGLLTMETQAHVLDNKGASRVSPFTVPMMIPNMATGLAAIALGAKGPSSAVSTACAAGSNAIGDAFRLLQLGKADAMVCGGAEASITPLGVAGFASAKALSFRNDDPSTASRPFDSQRDGFVIGEGAGVLILETLDHALKRDATIHAEIIGYGTTCDAHHITSPTPGGVGGAEAMKLALIDGQINPEEVDYINAHGTSTPANDSNETSAIKTALGHYAYKVPTSSTKSMTGHLLGGSGGIEAVACALAIKHEIIPPTINYSNPDPNCDLDYVPNKAREKKLGVVLSNSFGFGGHNVCLAFRQMI, from the coding sequence ATGATGGAGAAACTCCATCGAGTTGTTATTACAGGTCTTGGCGCCATTACTCCTATTGGCAACGACCTCGAAAGTTACCTCCAAGGGCTGCAATCCGGACAAAATGGGGTAGATCAAATAACACTCTTCGATGCCTCATCACATGCATGCAGATTTGCAGCAGAGGTGAAAAGTTTTGATCCGACTGGCAAATTAGAGCCAAAAGAATCCAAAAGATGGGATCGTTTTTCAAAATTTGGAGTCATTGCAGCAAAAGAAGCCTTGAATCATTCAGGGCTAATAATTGACGACTCAAATTCTGGAAGAATTGGTGTAATTATTGGTTCTGGAGTTGGCGGATTGCTGACTATGGAAACCCAAGCTCATGTTTTAGATAACAAGGGAGCTAGTCGAGTTAGTCCGTTTACTGTTCCCATGATGATTCCCAACATGGCTACAGGGCTCGCGGCTATTGCACTTGGCGCTAAAGGTCCAAGTTCAGCAGTTTCAACTGCTTGCGCCGCTGGATCAAATGCTATCGGTGATGCATTCAGACTGCTCCAATTAGGCAAAGCAGACGCAATGGTTTGTGGTGGAGCAGAAGCCAGTATCACTCCCTTAGGGGTAGCAGGATTTGCTAGTGCAAAGGCATTATCTTTCAGAAATGATGATCCATCTACAGCAAGTAGACCTTTTGATTCTCAACGAGATGGATTTGTAATTGGAGAGGGGGCAGGAGTACTCATTTTAGAAACTCTTGATCATGCACTAAAAAGAGACGCAACAATCCATGCAGAGATCATTGGTTATGGAACTACTTGTGATGCGCATCACATTACCTCTCCAACTCCAGGTGGAGTGGGAGGTGCAGAAGCTATGAAACTTGCATTAATTGATGGACAAATTAATCCAGAAGAAGTCGATTACATTAATGCTCACGGAACTAGCACTCCAGCTAATGACAGCAATGAAACATCTGCTATAAAAACTGCTTTAGGACATTATGCATATAAGGTCCCTACAAGCTCAACCAAATCTATGACTGGGCATTTACTAGGAGGTTCCGGTGGAATCGAGGCTGTTGCTTGTGCTCTGGCAATAAAACATGAAATAATTCCGCCAACAATTAATTATTCCAATCCAGACCCAAATTGTGATCTTGATTATGTCCCCAACAAAGCAAGAGAAAAGAAATTAGGTGTCGTATTATCTAACTCATTCGGGTTTGGCGGTCACAATGTCTGTCTGGCTTTTCGACAAATGATCTAA
- the rimM gene encoding ribosome maturation factor RimM (Essential for efficient processing of 16S rRNA): MIEKDKWMLIGEIVAPQGLRGDIRIKPSSDFPERFTKPGKRWIQKTNELPTEIKLKKGTLVPGKSIYVLSIEGVSNRSSAEEIIGWKLVIPVDSRPTLNKDEYHYFDLIGLEARKGPQMTLIGYVTDLIKGGNDLLEIELVEGKKVLVPFVKEIVPEIEIREKWLLINPPPGLLEL, encoded by the coding sequence ATGATCGAAAAAGATAAGTGGATGTTAATTGGGGAAATTGTTGCTCCGCAGGGTTTAAGAGGAGATATTCGAATTAAACCTAGCAGCGACTTTCCTGAAAGGTTTACAAAACCAGGAAAACGATGGATTCAAAAAACTAATGAATTACCCACTGAAATTAAATTAAAAAAAGGAACCCTTGTTCCAGGCAAATCAATCTATGTGCTTTCTATAGAAGGAGTATCGAATAGAAGTTCTGCAGAGGAAATTATTGGATGGAAATTAGTCATCCCTGTTGATAGCAGACCAACTTTGAATAAAGATGAGTATCATTACTTTGATTTAATTGGTTTAGAGGCAAGAAAAGGCCCCCAAATGACTTTAATTGGTTATGTAACTGACTTAATCAAAGGAGGGAACGACCTTCTAGAGATAGAGTTAGTTGAAGGTAAAAAAGTTTTAGTACCTTTTGTTAAAGAAATTGTCCCAGAAATAGAGATCAGAGAAAAATGGCTTCTAATCAACCCCCCCCCTGGCTTATTGGAACTCTAA
- the acpP gene encoding acyl carrier protein: MSQEAILEKVRSIVAEQLSVEAGEVKPDSNFQNDLGADSLDTVELVMALEEAFDIEIPDEAAEGIATVGDAVKYIEEKQS; the protein is encoded by the coding sequence ATGTCCCAGGAAGCAATCCTTGAAAAAGTTCGTTCTATTGTCGCAGAACAACTAAGCGTTGAAGCCGGTGAGGTAAAACCGGATTCAAATTTCCAAAACGATCTCGGAGCTGACTCTCTCGACACTGTCGAATTAGTTATGGCTCTTGAAGAGGCATTTGACATAGAGATCCCTGACGAGGCTGCTGAAGGCATAGCCACTGTCGGGGATGCAGTCAAATACATCGAAGAAAAACAGTCTTGA